CGTAGGCGCGACCTATCCCGTCTGCATCGTTCGATACTGCGTGGCGAGCGAGGTAGTCGTCGAGAGCACGGTTTCCACACGAAAAACCCGCCTTGGCGTCGGCGGGTTCGATGGGGCTCGTGGCGTATGGAAACTGGGGCTCGCTCATTTCCCGTGGCGCTTGGCCGCCGCGCGAAGGCGCAAGCTCGGTGCCGGTGCGTCCTTCGCCAAAGCGCGCATTTTGGCATGCTCTTCGGGAGAGAGCTCCATCTTCTCGGGTTTCCCTGCCCATTCGAGCGCTGCGAGAGTCGGGGTCGCAAGCTCGCAGGCCGGGCGCGAGGTGGCAGGATCGAGCATGACGAGTCGGCGCCCCTTGCGCACCTCGAGCACGGCCTTCAGGAAGAGCGCGAGCGCTTCGTCGATCAACTGGCTACGGCTGAGGCCGAGCTCGTCCGCGAGCTGCAGCACGGCGCTCCCTCGGCTGTCCGGGACGGTCGCTTCGAGTCGCATGATGTTCCTCGTCCCTCAAAATCGAGGGATAACTGAGGACTATGTCTTTCGGCCGGCGCGCGCAAGAGGAGGTCCTTGGAACCTCCCCGGAAAGGACCAGAGCGGCGTCGTCAGCCCTCGATGCCGTTCTTCTGGCTGTGCTCGAGCCGGCGAGCCTCCGGGACCTGCCGCCGGGCGCGGGAGATCTCGGCCTGGACGCTCTCCGGGTCCGGGTGGCGCTTCAGGGCCTGGACGAAGCTGGCGAGGGCGGCCTCCGGTTCACGGAGCGCGAGCTGCTCCACGCCGATCTGGAACCGGGCCTTGGAGGCGAGCTCGCCGTCCGGGAAGCGGCGCTCGACCTCCTCGAACGCGACGATCGCCTCTGCGTGCTCCTCGAACTGCCACGCGCTGCCGGCCACGAAGAGGGCATCTCCGGTCCACTTGCTCTCGGGCGCGACGCGAGGGCTGCGGCCTCCTTGCGGCTCTAGTCGTATTCGCGGAGCTCGAAGTAGCCGTTCGTCACGAAATAGCTGAAGCGATCCGCCTCGGGCTCCCCCAGGGCCGCAGGCGCGTTCCACTGGCTGATCGCCTCGGGGAGGTAGTTGAAGAAGCGGCGAGACAGCTCGGCGAGCTTCTCGCGGGCGGCCAGCGACTCCTCGTGGGCCGGCGTCAGCGCAGCTCGGCCTCGGGGATGGAGACGGCGCCTCGGACGTGGAGGGGGCCGGTCATGCCAATCATGGCGCCCGAACGTGTGGATTCGCAGCTTTCTTCGCTCGTTTCACCTTGAGCAATTCTGCGTCGGCCGTCGCCAGGAGCTCCTCGAGGGCGACCGGATCCTCCGGCTCCCAACGCGCGGCG
The Vulgatibacter incomptus DNA segment above includes these coding regions:
- a CDS encoding tetratricopeptide repeat protein translates to MAGSAWQFEEHAEAIVAFEEVERRFPDGELASKARFQIGVEQLALREPEAALASFVQALKRHPDPESVQAEISRARRQVPEARRLEHSQKNGIEG